In a single window of the Thermoanaerobacterium sp. PSU-2 genome:
- the coaBC gene encoding bifunctional phosphopantothenoylcysteine decarboxylase/phosphopantothenate--cysteine ligase CoaBC — translation MAYTKNVVIGVTGGIAAYKSADLVSRLVKKNINVDVIMTESATKFISPLTFESLTHNKVIVDMFESPKFWEIEHIALAEKADVFAIVPATANIIGKIANGIADDMLTTTIMATNAKVVIAPAMNTNMYQNILFQENLKKLKSIGYFIIEPEDGRLACGTFGKGKLAKIEDIEKKILELLGIEKKDYDGITVLVTAGPTVEPIDPVRYITNRSSGKMGFEIAKAAKSRGANVILISGPTNIDDPIDIETIHVNTALEMYNEVMKFKGKVDIFIGAAAVADYRPEIYKSNKIKKNDDDLALKLVRNPDILYEFGKEKGNTFLVGFAAETENLIESAKNKIIRKNLDLIVANDVLREGAGFSGDTNIVSIIDKDMNVKEYPLMSKTDVAHVILDEIKNLFIR, via the coding sequence ATGGCTTATACGAAAAATGTGGTCATTGGTGTTACTGGAGGTATTGCTGCATATAAATCAGCAGATTTGGTTTCAAGGCTTGTTAAAAAGAATATAAATGTTGATGTTATAATGACAGAGTCTGCCACAAAATTTATTTCACCACTGACATTTGAATCACTAACACACAATAAAGTGATTGTTGATATGTTTGAAAGTCCTAAGTTTTGGGAAATAGAACATATAGCATTGGCAGAAAAAGCAGACGTGTTTGCTATCGTTCCTGCTACGGCAAATATCATAGGTAAAATAGCCAATGGTATAGCGGATGATATGCTTACAACCACTATAATGGCTACTAATGCGAAAGTTGTTATTGCCCCTGCAATGAATACAAATATGTATCAAAACATATTATTTCAAGAAAATTTAAAGAAGCTTAAGTCTATTGGATATTTTATAATAGAGCCTGAAGATGGAAGATTAGCCTGCGGCACATTTGGCAAAGGCAAACTAGCAAAAATCGAGGATATCGAGAAAAAAATATTGGAATTATTAGGGATAGAAAAAAAAGATTATGATGGTATTACTGTTTTAGTCACTGCAGGACCAACAGTTGAACCAATTGATCCAGTAAGGTATATTACAAATCGTTCTTCTGGAAAAATGGGTTTTGAAATTGCAAAGGCTGCAAAATCTCGAGGAGCTAATGTTATTTTGATTTCAGGTCCTACAAATATAGATGATCCAATCGATATTGAAACTATACACGTAAATACTGCTCTTGAGATGTACAATGAAGTTATGAAATTTAAAGGTAAAGTTGATATTTTTATTGGAGCTGCTGCTGTTGCTGATTATCGGCCGGAGATATATAAAAGTAACAAAATAAAGAAAAATGACGATGATCTTGCATTGAAGTTAGTCAGAAATCCAGATATTTTATATGAGTTTGGAAAAGAAAAAGGTAATACTTTTTTAGTCGGTTTTGCCGCAGAAACTGAAAATCTGATAGAAAGTGCCAAAAATAAGATTATAAGGAAAAATTTAGATTTGATTGTAGCTAATGATGTTTTAAGAGAAGGGGCTGGATTTTCAGGTGATACAAACATAGTTAGCATCATAGACAAGGATATGAACGTAAAAGAGTATCCTTTAATGAGCAAAACCGATGTAGCTCATGTAATACTTGATGAGATAAAAAATCTTTTTATTAGATAG
- the rpoZ gene encoding DNA-directed RNA polymerase subunit omega — translation MILYPSIVDLMNKIDSKYTLCALVSKRARQIISGEPSLVETDSKKPVTIATEEINEGLITFERQKFGLK, via the coding sequence ATGATTTTATATCCATCGATAGTAGATTTAATGAATAAAATTGACAGTAAATATACTTTGTGTGCTTTAGTTTCAAAGCGTGCAAGACAGATAATAAGCGGTGAACCAAGTCTTGTGGAGACTGATTCAAAAAAACCCGTGACAATTGCTACTGAGGAAATAAATGAAGGACTTATAACATTTGAAAGGCAAAAATTTGGTTTGAAGTAG
- the gmk gene encoding guanylate kinase — protein MLLYNKGLLIVISGPSGAGKGTVCKALLKKDENLKLSISMTTRKPRNGEVDGENYFFTTVEKFKTLIENNMLLEWAKVYDNYYGTPKEFVQKNIDEGHDVILEIDIQGALKVKDKYPEGVFVFILPPSMEELKNRIKKRGTETEEEILKRFKSAYEEINFVSRYNYVVINDDVDLAVDKILAIIKAEKCRVDRNKGLYLEIKERC, from the coding sequence ATGTTATTGTACAATAAGGGTTTATTGATTGTAATATCCGGTCCGTCAGGTGCTGGAAAAGGAACGGTTTGCAAAGCACTTTTAAAGAAAGACGAAAATCTCAAATTAAGCATATCAATGACTACTAGAAAACCTCGCAATGGAGAAGTTGACGGTGAAAATTATTTTTTCACTACAGTTGAAAAGTTTAAAACTCTTATAGAAAATAACATGCTTTTGGAATGGGCAAAGGTGTATGATAATTATTATGGTACACCGAAAGAATTTGTACAAAAAAATATAGATGAAGGTCATGATGTAATTTTAGAAATCGACATTCAAGGTGCTTTAAAAGTTAAGGACAAATATCCAGAAGGCGTATTTGTGTTTATTTTGCCACCGTCTATGGAAGAGCTTAAGAATAGAATCAAAAAGAGAGGAACAGAAACTGAAGAAGAGATTTTAAAGAGGTTTAAAAGTGCTTATGAAGAAATAAATTTCGTTTCCAGATATAATTATGTGGTGATAAATGATGATGTTGATTTAGCTGTTGATAAAATCCTTGCGATTATAAAAGCTGAAAAGTGCAGAGTTGATAGAAATAAGGGATTATATCTTGAAATAAAGGAGAGATGCTAA
- a CDS encoding extracellular matrix/biofilm regulator RemA has translation MAIKLINIGFGNIISANRLVAIVSPESAPIKRIIQEARDRGMLIDATYGRRTRAVIITDSDHIILSAVQPETVANRLNSKDIIDEEIIEEESED, from the coding sequence ATGGCCATCAAACTAATAAATATAGGGTTTGGCAATATTATTTCGGCAAACAGATTAGTAGCCATTGTTAGTCCTGAGTCTGCTCCTATAAAAAGAATTATACAAGAGGCGCGGGACAGAGGTATGCTTATTGATGCTACATATGGTAGGAGAACTAGAGCTGTTATAATAACAGATAGTGACCACATAATATTATCAGCAGTTCAACCAGAGACAGTTGCAAATAGACTAAATTCAAAAGACATAATTGACGAGGAAATTATTGAAGAAGAATCTGAAGATTAA
- a CDS encoding YicC/YloC family endoribonuclease, with the protein MLIIILMGDKMIKSMTGFGRGEAIENGFHVLTEIKSLNHRFLDLSIKLPKVLSGLEDRIRLKIGESIKRGRVEINISLEAYEKSLDSLELNYDLLNQYINIIHDLKKSVNLTDDIKLSDILSIPGIIDVKSVNVDIDNVWTIVDKALDMSIKNLIDMRVLEGIKLKDDIINRLDMLSGIIDKIEERGPAVINEYKKKLETRINELIGGELDQNRFLTEVAIMADKTSISEEITRLRSHISQFKFSLDSSMPIGKKLDFLTQEMNREANTIGSKSMDLGIINGVIELKDQIEKIREQVQNIE; encoded by the coding sequence GTTTTGGCAGAGGTGAAGCAATCGAAAATGGCTTTCACGTCTTAACTGAAATAAAAAGTTTAAACCACCGGTTTTTGGATTTGTCGATAAAACTTCCGAAAGTTTTAAGTGGGTTAGAAGATAGGATAAGGCTAAAAATTGGGGAAAGCATTAAAAGAGGTAGAGTAGAGATAAATATTTCTCTTGAGGCTTATGAAAAAAGTCTTGATTCCCTTGAGTTAAATTACGATCTTTTAAACCAATACATAAATATAATTCATGACTTAAAAAAAAGTGTTAATCTTACAGATGACATAAAATTAAGCGATATTCTATCAATACCGGGAATAATAGATGTGAAAAGCGTTAATGTAGACATAGACAATGTTTGGACTATCGTAGATAAAGCATTAGACATGAGCATTAAAAATTTAATTGACATGAGGGTTTTAGAAGGTATAAAATTAAAAGACGATATAATAAATAGATTGGACATGTTAAGTGGTATAATTGATAAGATAGAGGAAAGAGGACCTGCCGTTATAAATGAGTATAAGAAAAAACTTGAAACACGAATAAATGAGCTTATTGGTGGTGAACTTGATCAGAACAGGTTTTTAACTGAAGTGGCAATAATGGCAGATAAGACGAGCATTTCAGAAGAGATAACAAGGCTTAGAAGTCATATAAGCCAATTTAAGTTTTCACTGGATAGTTCTATGCCTATAGGAAAGAAATTAGATTTCTTGACACAGGAGATGAACAGAGAAGCAAATACAATTGGTTCAAAGTCAATGGATCTCGGTATAATAAATGGAGTCATAGAATTAAAAGATCAGATTGAAAAGATAAGGGAGCAAGTACAAAATATAGAGTAG